In one window of Methanococcoides methylutens DNA:
- a CDS encoding PAS domain-containing sensor histidine kinase gives MTAHIESGIMHNALNVEENRCSLLIENITDIFYILDPEGIIDYISPQIRKFGLDSHKMHSTSFLKYINSSDREDLEFGFRKMLTDSTPFDTLLRVLDQDGKEHWLENHAEFQRGRNGEPSRIIGIMKDVTKHIAMQKELQRYRDKFDENLQIQNTELASSNEELKQEIKDLKETEERISSLSLFQQTVIENADIWLDVLNRDVEVVIWNNAAERISGYTRDEVVGSTKIWDQLYPEKEYRDEIFSTITRIIEEGTKVSDLETIITRKDGEKRVILWNYKKLLNSKGENIGTIGIGNDITKRKEAEEIQIKHVHFMQELIDAIPAPICYKDKEGVYLGCNKAFEDFSGIKKEEIIRKNISELQIDIQIAESYCTDTELIKTGGSRTYEKEVIYASDQKKHNIMINKSVFTDITGDVLGVIGVIIDITDRVRSEMILKEYAEQLERSNELKDIFTDIMRHDLLNHANVVNGFAYMLLQMEKDEKKIKNLENIEVSNRKLMELIESAASFAKFETIDDINFETIELAGMLKDIIKQFQYHSKQKNVVIELPVHQEYNALANPMIEEVFANLISNAIKYGPDNSKVIVNIIDKDTDWKVTVTDFGDGIPDNEKSLIFDRFKRVDKKGVKGTGLGLAIVKRIVDLHGGDLSVEDNPESSGTVFGVTFTKV, from the coding sequence ATGACAGCTCATATAGAAAGCGGCATAATGCATAATGCATTGAATGTAGAAGAGAACAGATGCAGCCTCCTCATCGAGAACATAACTGACATATTCTACATATTAGATCCTGAAGGAATTATAGACTATATCAGCCCTCAGATAAGGAAATTTGGACTGGACTCTCATAAGATGCATAGCACTTCTTTTTTGAAATACATCAATTCATCAGACCGTGAAGATCTGGAATTCGGATTCCGGAAGATGCTGACTGACAGTACTCCTTTTGACACCTTGCTCAGGGTTCTCGACCAGGATGGCAAAGAGCACTGGCTTGAGAACCATGCCGAATTCCAAAGAGGAAGAAATGGGGAGCCATCCAGGATCATCGGCATCATGAAAGATGTCACAAAACACATCGCAATGCAAAAAGAGCTGCAGAGATATCGCGATAAATTTGATGAAAACCTGCAAATTCAAAATACTGAACTGGCAAGTTCCAATGAAGAACTTAAACAGGAAATAAAGGACCTGAAAGAAACAGAAGAAAGGATCAGCAGCCTGAGCCTGTTCCAGCAAACCGTTATTGAGAACGCAGACATCTGGCTTGATGTGCTTAACAGGGACGTTGAAGTCGTAATATGGAACAATGCTGCAGAAAGGATAAGCGGTTATACAAGGGATGAAGTTGTCGGCAGCACGAAGATATGGGACCAACTATACCCGGAAAAAGAGTATCGCGATGAGATATTCTCAACAATTACCAGGATCATAGAAGAAGGGACGAAAGTATCAGATCTGGAAACCATCATCACAAGAAAGGATGGGGAAAAACGTGTCATTTTATGGAACTACAAGAAACTCCTTAACTCAAAAGGAGAGAACATCGGAACGATAGGCATCGGTAATGATATTACCAAAAGAAAAGAAGCAGAAGAAATACAGATAAAGCATGTTCATTTCATGCAGGAACTTATTGATGCCATACCTGCGCCTATATGTTACAAAGATAAAGAAGGAGTATATCTTGGATGCAACAAGGCATTTGAAGACTTTTCCGGTATCAAAAAAGAAGAGATAATTAGAAAAAATATCTCTGAACTACAGATTGATATCCAGATCGCTGAATCATATTGCACGGACACGGAACTGATCAAGACAGGAGGATCAAGGACCTATGAAAAAGAAGTTATCTACGCCAGCGATCAGAAAAAACACAATATTATGATCAATAAGTCTGTTTTTACTGACATAACAGGGGATGTCCTCGGAGTGATAGGTGTAATTATTGATATCACGGACCGTGTCAGGTCTGAGATGATCCTGAAAGAGTATGCCGAACAACTTGAGCGTTCCAATGAACTTAAAGATATCTTCACAGACATCATGCGCCATGATCTTCTCAATCATGCAAATGTGGTCAATGGATTTGCATACATGCTCCTGCAAATGGAAAAGGATGAGAAAAAGATAAAGAACCTTGAGAATATCGAGGTCAGTAACCGTAAGCTTATGGAGCTTATCGAATCAGCGGCATCTTTTGCAAAGTTCGAAACTATCGATGACATCAATTTCGAGACAATAGAACTTGCAGGAATGTTAAAAGATATCATAAAACAGTTCCAATATCATTCCAAACAAAAGAACGTCGTCATCGAACTTCCGGTACACCAGGAATACAATGCGTTGGCCAATCCTATGATAGAAGAAGTATTTGCAAATCTGATATCAAATGCTATCAAGTATGGCCCTGATAACTCAAAGGTTATTGTAAATATCATCGATAAAGATACAGATTGGAAGGTCACAGTCACCGATTTCGGAGATGGAATTCCGGATAATGAAAAGTCACTGATATTCGATCGTTTCAAACGTGTTGACAAGAAAGGAGTGAAAGGTACCGGGTTAGGGCTTGCTATTGTTAAAAGAATAGTTGATCTCCATGGTGGAGACCTAAGTGTGGAAGACAATCCTGAAAGTAGTGGAACCGTTTTTGGAGTAACTTTTACGAAGGTATGA
- a CDS encoding sensor histidine kinase, whose translation MKDLLNKGEVKYRYLIENTKDIIYITNERGIILYISPQIKTYGFDPESMENTSFEDYIHPEDCEKLVAGFRKAMMEKNAPKSEFRLLDSEGNIHWIENYPHFQSDQDGNSRGLIGVLRDVTEHKDVEDELKKYRNHLEELVEIRTSELKRANEQLKEEILERKRAEETLRQKEQQINALFDVAPIGIGLTRDRKIIEANEKAYKLLGYSKEKIVGKTTRLFYPSDEHYSLIGDEVEKVINEKCTRTTETQFVHKDGRIIDISMKLALLDPEDPSRGIIYTLQDITGIKDYERAIREKEAKIRSVFRATPIGIGVVWEREFRDVNDNMCELVGYSRAEIVGANTRFLYPDEEEYYRIGNILKGFEEEKGPIQAQAKWIRKDGKEIDIAFTFALIDPNTPPSGITFTVEDITEKLLADEKICNLTQFQQTVIENADIWLNVLNKDAEVIIWNNAAEKISGYAREEIIGSTKVWDLLYPDEKYRNEVFAEAKAILEQGKRVAGFETTITRKDGEERIISWNSRNLVNENREVIGSIAIGNDITQLKEVEKVQRTYFHFLQELIDAIPLPVFYKNKDGIYLGCNKAFEDFIGIKREELVGRTVFEISPEDLAISYYEKDNELFEKGGIQAYESQCESLDGSRRKVVFNKSLFTDLNGDKAGLVGAIFDVTEIKETEEMLRKYAKQLENSNELKGIFTDVLSHDLLNHATVIDGYTHLLLIEEDDENKLKKLDKIDNTNQKLIEIIESVAAFAKLESTEEIDFEPMDITKILNYCISHFEYQAAQKEIKIMLETKSRHDALVNPMIEEVFANLISNAVKYGPENENVKIDVKEQDEYWKITVTDSGKGIADKDKELIFDRFKRATGNCKIKGSGIGLAIVKRIVELHGGKVGVENNPDGPGSEFWVTLKKA comes from the coding sequence ATAAAGGATCTATTAAACAAAGGGGAGGTAAAATATCGATACCTGATCGAGAATACTAAGGATATAATCTACATCACAAATGAGAGAGGTATCATTCTTTACATAAGTCCCCAGATCAAAACATATGGATTTGATCCTGAAAGTATGGAAAACACCTCTTTTGAAGATTACATTCATCCGGAAGACTGTGAAAAACTAGTCGCAGGTTTCCGAAAAGCAATGATGGAAAAAAATGCACCCAAAAGTGAGTTCAGATTATTAGACAGTGAAGGAAATATTCACTGGATCGAGAACTACCCTCACTTCCAGAGCGATCAAGATGGTAACTCCCGAGGATTGATCGGTGTGCTTCGGGATGTAACCGAGCACAAGGATGTAGAAGATGAACTCAAAAAGTATCGTAACCATCTCGAAGAACTCGTAGAGATAAGAACATCTGAACTTAAAAGGGCCAATGAACAGCTCAAAGAGGAAATACTCGAGAGAAAGCGTGCTGAAGAGACACTAAGGCAAAAAGAACAGCAGATCAACGCCCTTTTTGATGTTGCCCCCATAGGGATAGGACTTACACGTGACAGGAAAATTATAGAGGCGAATGAAAAAGCTTACAAATTGCTCGGGTACTCAAAGGAAAAGATCGTGGGAAAGACCACCCGTCTGTTCTACCCATCTGATGAACATTACAGCCTCATCGGGGATGAGGTAGAGAAGGTCATAAATGAAAAATGTACGAGAACTACAGAAACTCAATTCGTGCACAAAGATGGAAGGATCATTGATATTTCCATGAAACTTGCACTTCTGGATCCTGAAGATCCTTCCAGAGGGATCATATACACATTGCAGGACATTACAGGGATAAAAGATTACGAGAGAGCTATCAGGGAAAAGGAAGCAAAGATCAGAAGTGTATTCCGTGCAACACCGATAGGAATCGGAGTGGTCTGGGAAAGGGAGTTTAGAGATGTTAATGATAATATGTGCGAGCTGGTAGGATATTCAAGAGCGGAAATTGTGGGAGCTAATACAAGATTCCTTTATCCGGATGAAGAAGAGTACTACAGGATCGGAAATATATTGAAAGGTTTTGAAGAGGAAAAAGGTCCGATCCAGGCACAGGCTAAATGGATACGCAAGGATGGAAAGGAAATTGACATTGCCTTCACTTTTGCCCTTATAGATCCAAATACCCCACCATCAGGAATTACTTTTACAGTAGAGGACATAACTGAAAAATTACTGGCTGATGAAAAGATATGCAACCTGACACAGTTCCAGCAGACGGTTATTGAAAATGCAGATATATGGCTTAACGTTCTCAACAAAGATGCAGAGGTTATTATATGGAACAATGCTGCAGAAAAAATAAGTGGATATGCCCGAGAGGAGATCATAGGCAGTACTAAGGTGTGGGATCTGCTATATCCGGATGAAAAATATCGTAATGAGGTATTTGCAGAAGCTAAAGCCATTTTAGAACAAGGGAAGCGAGTAGCCGGATTTGAGACCACCATCACAAGAAAAGATGGTGAAGAGCGTATAATATCATGGAACTCTAGAAACCTTGTCAATGAAAATAGAGAAGTCATCGGGTCGATAGCTATTGGAAATGATATTACGCAACTCAAAGAGGTAGAAAAGGTCCAGAGAACATATTTCCATTTCCTGCAAGAACTCATAGATGCTATCCCATTACCTGTGTTCTACAAAAATAAAGATGGAATATATCTTGGATGCAACAAGGCATTTGAGGATTTTATAGGAATAAAAAGAGAAGAACTGGTTGGAAGAACTGTTTTTGAGATCTCTCCTGAGGACCTTGCAATAAGTTATTATGAAAAAGATAACGAACTTTTCGAAAAAGGTGGAATACAGGCATATGAATCACAATGCGAATCATTAGATGGTTCAAGACGGAAAGTTGTATTCAATAAATCATTGTTCACAGACCTGAACGGAGATAAAGCCGGACTTGTCGGAGCAATTTTTGATGTGACCGAGATAAAGGAAACTGAGGAAATGCTCAGGAAATACGCAAAGCAACTTGAGAACTCAAATGAACTAAAAGGTATTTTTACAGATGTTCTTAGTCATGATCTCCTCAACCATGCAACTGTAATAGATGGATATACTCATCTTTTGCTTATCGAAGAAGATGATGAAAATAAGTTAAAGAAACTTGACAAAATTGATAACACAAATCAAAAGCTCATCGAAATTATCGAATCTGTGGCAGCTTTTGCCAAATTGGAATCGACGGAGGAGATCGATTTTGAACCTATGGACATTACAAAGATCCTGAATTACTGCATATCTCATTTTGAATACCAGGCAGCTCAGAAGGAGATAAAGATCATGCTTGAAACAAAAAGTAGGCACGATGCACTTGTAAACCCAATGATCGAGGAAGTATTTGCAAATCTGATCTCAAATGCTGTAAAATACGGTCCTGAAAATGAAAATGTCAAAATTGATGTTAAAGAACAGGATGAATACTGGAAGATCACAGTAACTGATTCAGGAAAAGGTATTGCAGATAAGGACAAAGAACTGATATTCGATCGTTTCAAACGAGCAACGGGAAATTGCAAAATAAAAGGAAGTGGGATCGGCCTTGCAATTGTCAAGAGGATCGTTGAACTCCATGGAGGAAAAGTTGGAGTAGAAAATAATCCGGATGGACCAGGCAGCGAATTCTGGGTAACTTTAAAGAAAGCGTAA
- a CDS encoding cytochrome b5 domain-containing protein: MEEFTKEELSKYTGKDGSKCYIAYKGKVYDVTDSMLWDDGDHQGMHEGGMDLTEEMDDSPHDDDVMEELPVIGTLIN; this comes from the coding sequence GTGGAAGAATTTACAAAAGAAGAACTTTCAAAGTACACTGGTAAGGACGGTTCTAAATGCTACATAGCATATAAGGGAAAGGTCTACGACGTAACTGACAGCATGCTATGGGATGATGGAGATCATCAGGGAATGCATGAAGGCGGCATGGACCTTACTGAAGAGATGGATGACTCCCCCCATGATGATGACGTCATGGAAGAGCTTCCTGTTATTGGAACATTGATAAATTGA
- a CDS encoding cysteate synthase — MNKYVVKCPECGQVSDPYALHCPNDDALLRTEYSKKQIEPTDMSGIWRYYDWLPVNGIIEEGSGRPVTYKSEEFAKELGLNDLNITFNGYWPEKEAFIRTCSFKDLESFPTMQRLIENNEERIMVVASAGNTARAFAHVASITGQKLLLIVPKNSAHRLWTADENSSSICTVTVDGDYYQAIALAEKIASRDNFVSEGGARNVARRDGMGTVMLDAVLTTKSLPQHYFQAVGSGTGGISAWEASMRLLEDGRFGNNMPRLHLAQNLPCAPLYSLWTGIELTGRCPEEMHDDVLYNRKPPYSAIGGVKDALDDTNGAIYGITNKEAESAQKLFEDSEGIDILPAPAVACAALIKAVDAGEVKPDEQIVLNITGGGQKRLEEAFSTQLLEIGLAVSPTDPDAEKKILEKVSELFGK; from the coding sequence ATGAACAAGTATGTCGTGAAATGTCCGGAGTGCGGACAAGTCAGTGATCCATATGCGTTACATTGCCCTAATGATGATGCATTGCTGCGTACAGAGTATTCTAAGAAACAGATAGAACCGACAGACATGTCGGGCATCTGGAGATATTACGACTGGCTCCCGGTAAACGGTATCATAGAGGAAGGTTCCGGCAGACCTGTGACATACAAAAGTGAGGAGTTTGCAAAAGAGCTCGGACTTAACGACCTGAATATCACTTTCAATGGCTATTGGCCTGAAAAAGAAGCTTTCATAAGAACATGCAGTTTCAAGGACCTTGAGTCATTCCCCACAATGCAGCGACTGATAGAGAATAATGAAGAGCGTATAATGGTGGTCGCATCTGCCGGCAATACTGCCAGGGCCTTTGCACACGTGGCATCCATAACAGGACAGAAATTGCTGCTTATCGTACCAAAGAACAGCGCCCATCGGCTCTGGACAGCAGATGAGAACTCCTCCTCCATCTGCACGGTGACCGTGGACGGGGACTACTACCAGGCCATTGCACTGGCAGAAAAGATAGCATCAAGGGATAATTTTGTAAGCGAGGGTGGTGCCCGCAACGTTGCCAGAAGGGATGGCATGGGAACCGTAATGCTGGATGCTGTACTTACCACCAAAAGCCTACCACAACATTATTTCCAGGCAGTTGGCAGTGGAACGGGTGGAATTTCAGCATGGGAAGCATCCATGAGGCTTCTTGAGGACGGTCGTTTCGGCAACAACATGCCACGACTTCATCTTGCACAGAACCTGCCATGCGCACCCCTCTACTCATTATGGACAGGCATTGAGCTCACAGGCCGCTGTCCTGAAGAAATGCACGATGATGTACTCTACAACAGGAAGCCGCCATACTCAGCGATAGGCGGTGTGAAAGATGCACTGGATGATACGAACGGGGCCATCTACGGGATCACTAACAAGGAAGCTGAATCTGCACAGAAGCTCTTCGAAGATAGCGAAGGCATCGACATATTGCCAGCCCCTGCTGTTGCCTGTGCTGCACTGATAAAGGCAGTGGATGCAGGCGAGGTCAAACCTGATGAGCAGATCGTCCTGAACATAACCGGCGGAGGACAAAAACGATTGGAAGAAGCATTTTCGACACAACTACTGGAGATCGGACTTGCCGTATCCCCAACAGACCCGGATGCGGAGAAAAAGATACTGGAAAAGGTATCCGAGCTTTTCGGGAAATGA
- a CDS encoding ATP-binding cassette domain-containing protein — translation MSNAIKLTIIGGVNKDGTKELVDRVEINPGDILGIVGPTGSGKSTLIDDIEQLAQGDTPTGRRILINDEEPDTKMRVDPRLKLIAQLSQNMHFLADMSVSEFLQMHARSRGKDPQLMHKVIELANILTGEPIHEDDHLTVLSGGQSRSLMTADIAVISDSPIVLIDEIENAGIKKQEALNLLAGEGKIVVVVTHDPVLALMASRRIVIKNGGMNDIITTSTEEKNVGDRVSEVDNWMMDLREIIRRGEIVEGVV, via the coding sequence ATGAGCAATGCTATCAAGCTGACGATCATCGGAGGCGTTAACAAGGATGGTACAAAGGAACTGGTGGATAGGGTTGAGATAAATCCGGGAGATATCCTCGGAATAGTCGGCCCCACAGGTTCCGGAAAAAGTACACTCATTGATGATATCGAGCAACTGGCGCAGGGAGACACGCCAACCGGACGCAGGATACTTATCAACGACGAGGAACCTGACACAAAAATGAGAGTTGATCCCCGCCTGAAACTTATAGCACAGCTTTCACAGAACATGCATTTCCTTGCTGACATGAGCGTTTCCGAATTCCTTCAGATGCATGCCAGAAGCCGTGGAAAGGATCCGCAGCTTATGCACAAGGTCATCGAGCTGGCAAACATCCTAACAGGAGAACCTATCCATGAAGATGACCACCTTACCGTGCTGAGTGGTGGACAATCACGCTCCCTTATGACCGCAGATATCGCAGTTATCAGTGATTCACCCATCGTACTTATCGATGAGATAGAGAATGCAGGTATCAAAAAACAGGAAGCTTTGAACCTTCTTGCAGGTGAAGGGAAGATCGTTGTGGTAGTCACACACGACCCTGTACTGGCACTTATGGCATCCCGCAGGATAGTCATAAAGAACGGTGGCATGAACGATATTATCACAACAAGCACTGAAGAAAAGAATGTCGGGGATCGTGTCTCAGAAGTTGATAACTGGATGATGGACCTTCGCGAGATCATTCGCAGAGGAGAGATCGTGGAAGGTGTCGTATGA
- a CDS encoding GTP-binding protein codes for MKLVVVAGTPGSGKTSVLLHTIQALKRRDNKPAVVKVDCLWTDDDKRFGRLDVPIRVGLARDMCPDHFTIYNTEPMLQWAEEEGANVLLNETAGLCLRCAPYPDSCLAVCVIDVTTGPNTPLKVGPLLTTADIVVMTKGDIVSQAEREVFRERVLEVNPDCMVVEANGLSGKGAIELAELIEDSVEAGKDMELRYNPPLAICTLCSGEKRVERKYHMGVLRHLDGFMEYKGE; via the coding sequence ATGAAACTGGTAGTTGTTGCTGGAACCCCTGGGTCCGGAAAAACGTCCGTATTACTGCATACCATACAGGCTTTGAAAAGGCGTGACAACAAACCCGCAGTAGTCAAGGTCGACTGTCTCTGGACAGATGATGACAAGAGGTTTGGAAGGCTTGACGTCCCGATTCGTGTCGGTCTTGCAAGGGATATGTGCCCTGACCATTTTACAATCTATAATACAGAACCCATGCTGCAATGGGCAGAAGAGGAAGGCGCCAACGTCCTGCTCAATGAGACCGCAGGACTGTGCTTAAGATGTGCACCATACCCGGATTCATGTTTAGCGGTCTGTGTCATCGATGTTACCACCGGTCCGAACACACCTTTGAAAGTAGGCCCACTGCTCACAACGGCAGATATCGTGGTCATGACAAAAGGGGACATCGTCTCACAGGCAGAACGTGAGGTATTCAGGGAAAGAGTACTGGAAGTCAATCCTGACTGCATGGTGGTAGAGGCTAACGGCCTTAGCGGAAAAGGTGCCATCGAACTTGCAGAGTTGATAGAGGATTCAGTTGAAGCAGGAAAAGATATGGAGCTCAGGTACAATCCGCCACTTGCGATCTGCACCCTTTGCAGCGGTGAGAAGCGCGTTGAACGCAAGTACCACATGGGAGTTCTCCGCCACCTTGACGGATTCATGGAATATAAGGGGGAATAA
- a CDS encoding (Fe-S)-binding protein, producing the protein MEGILELLPGYNCGKCGYKQCRDLAENMRKAEDIGLCPFMGKQQFSEKRKKLKELLKDRSDNTNIIGIIDGLEADFTLAPLAGEPSCREDIHPIDGTELETGDLVRYRPLGCPITHFAKVIEASRGMNTIHMVGPLQRLGNEDVQFIDAGICLIFAFDGKVEKGRIPRVGETVKFIPTHCMMQKVHSGIVVGVEERNVRIEAIDLKVW; encoded by the coding sequence GTGGAAGGTATACTCGAGCTGCTCCCCGGATATAATTGCGGCAAATGCGGATACAAGCAATGCCGTGACCTTGCAGAGAATATGAGAAAAGCAGAGGACATAGGTCTCTGCCCTTTCATGGGAAAACAACAGTTCTCTGAGAAAAGGAAGAAGCTGAAAGAGCTGTTAAAGGACAGATCTGACAACACGAATATCATCGGCATTATCGATGGGCTTGAAGCAGACTTCACTCTTGCACCACTGGCAGGGGAGCCATCATGCAGAGAGGACATCCATCCCATCGACGGCACCGAGCTTGAGACAGGCGACCTCGTAAGGTACAGACCACTTGGCTGCCCGATAACTCATTTCGCAAAGGTCATTGAAGCGTCCCGTGGAATGAACACCATCCACATGGTGGGTCCGCTTCAGCGCCTTGGAAACGAGGATGTTCAATTCATCGATGCGGGAATATGCCTGATATTCGCTTTTGACGGAAAAGTCGAAAAAGGACGGATCCCGCGAGTGGGAGAGACCGTGAAGTTCATACCCACGCATTGCATGATGCAGAAAGTGCATTCAGGTATCGTAGTGGGAGTAGAGGAAAGGAACGTCAGGATCGAAGCTATCGACCTGAAAGTGTGGTGA
- the comD gene encoding sulfopyruvate decarboxylase subunit alpha, translating into MDPSTSVFNGMRMTGIDLVVSVPCINLKDILPMIDDDPSMIHVPVTREEEGVGICAGAYMGGKIPAMLMQNSGLGNSINALASLNKLFHIPLLLIMSHRGVEGETICAQVPMGQLTTSLLDTLDIPYVVPTRDNVEETILHAWAIASEKGRPVAVLLEIGFWEAE; encoded by the coding sequence ATGGACCCAAGCACATCAGTGTTCAATGGCATGAGAATGACAGGCATCGACCTTGTTGTCAGTGTACCCTGTATCAACCTGAAGGACATACTTCCGATGATAGATGATGACCCTTCCATGATCCATGTGCCTGTAACCCGTGAAGAAGAAGGCGTGGGCATCTGTGCCGGTGCTTACATGGGAGGAAAGATACCTGCAATGCTCATGCAGAATTCAGGACTCGGAAATTCCATCAACGCACTTGCATCCCTTAACAAGCTGTTCCACATCCCCCTGCTACTGATCATGAGCCACAGGGGTGTGGAAGGTGAAACTATCTGTGCCCAGGTACCCATGGGTCAGCTTACAACATCTTTGCTTGATACACTTGACATACCATATGTCGTGCCTACCAGAGACAATGTAGAAGAAACGATACTTCATGCATGGGCGATCGCATCGGAGAAAGGGCGACCTGTTGCAGTCCTTCTTGAGATCGGTTTCTGGGAGGCAGAATGA
- the comE gene encoding sulfopyruvate decarboxylase subunit beta, with protein MKRIDAITMIARKAEEKNSLIVCNIGLPSKELHHVKDRNGNFYMLGSMGLSSSIGLGLSLSVPKRHVIAIDGDGSVLMNMGSLATIAHQRPENYLLVVIDNGTYGSTGDQPTATSLGTDLGAVAKGAGIQDVYTTNNEKELEQTLKNVDRGVVIARVGAGNASVPIIGLSPEEIIERFMTECARPSE; from the coding sequence ATGAAACGCATAGATGCGATCACAATGATAGCCAGAAAGGCAGAAGAGAAGAACTCCCTCATCGTGTGCAACATTGGATTGCCCTCAAAGGAACTGCATCACGTAAAGGACAGAAACGGGAACTTTTACATGCTTGGATCCATGGGACTTTCATCTTCCATTGGCCTGGGGCTTTCCCTCTCCGTTCCAAAACGGCATGTTATCGCAATTGACGGCGATGGTTCTGTTCTCATGAACATGGGCAGTCTGGCAACTATTGCACATCAGAGACCCGAGAACTACCTTCTTGTTGTGATAGACAACGGCACATACGGATCAACCGGGGACCAGCCTACAGCAACGTCCCTTGGAACTGACCTTGGTGCTGTTGCAAAAGGAGCAGGGATACAGGACGTTTACACGACAAATAATGAAAAGGAACTTGAGCAGACACTTAAAAATGTTGACAGGGGAGTTGTGATCGCACGCGTGGGTGCAGGAAATGCATCCGTACCTATCATTGGCCTGTCCCCTGAAGAGATAATCGAACGGTTCATGACTGAATGTGCTCGACCATCTGAGTAA